The Burkholderia mallei ATCC 23344 genome has a window encoding:
- a CDS encoding LLM class flavin-dependent oxidoreductase, protein MHEHRQMHLNCHIVGVGQHPAGWRTLRNTRAIVDPDFYRRVARVAEQGKFDALFFSDSLSLHGHAHGPSQMLDPLVVASALALVTERIGLICTASTTFSDPFSLARRFLSLDQMSGGRAGWNAVTTYNPAAAANFGPVALPSAAERYARADEFIDVTIKLWESWGERALVADAASGVFADPAQVRRIDHHGRHFDIAGPLNVPRSPQGRPLLVQAGASEAGLELAARHADMVFTSQHSLEGAQRFYADLKSRVHAKGRDPDQFGILPGLYPVIGSTMAEARARKDEMDALRDPGGDIEMLARQFGIRPEDLALDAPLPYERIARASRDHVSHGFAAQMIGFARGKNLTVRELIDHNLGMHRIVVGTPESIADDMTQWFEQGAADGFNLNFDVFPDGLQTMVEHVVPLLQKRGLFRSDYSARTLKGHLGVRS, encoded by the coding sequence CAGCATCCGGCCGGATGGCGCACGCTGCGCAACACGCGTGCGATCGTCGATCCGGATTTCTATCGGCGCGTCGCGCGCGTCGCCGAGCAGGGCAAGTTCGACGCGCTCTTCTTCTCCGATTCGCTTTCGCTGCACGGCCACGCTCATGGGCCGTCGCAGATGCTCGATCCGCTCGTCGTCGCGTCGGCGCTGGCGCTCGTCACCGAACGCATCGGGCTGATCTGCACGGCGTCCACGACGTTCAGCGATCCGTTTTCCCTCGCGCGCCGCTTCCTGTCGCTCGATCAGATGAGCGGCGGCAGGGCGGGCTGGAACGCGGTCACCACCTACAATCCGGCCGCGGCCGCGAATTTCGGCCCGGTGGCGTTGCCGAGCGCGGCCGAGCGCTACGCCCGCGCGGACGAGTTCATCGACGTGACGATCAAGCTGTGGGAAAGCTGGGGCGAGCGCGCGCTCGTCGCCGATGCGGCGAGCGGCGTGTTCGCCGATCCCGCGCAGGTCCGGCGCATCGATCATCACGGCCGGCACTTCGACATCGCCGGGCCGCTGAACGTGCCGCGCAGCCCGCAGGGACGGCCGCTGCTCGTGCAGGCCGGCGCGTCCGAAGCCGGCCTCGAACTGGCGGCGAGGCATGCGGACATGGTGTTTACGTCGCAGCATTCGCTCGAAGGCGCGCAGCGCTTCTACGCGGATCTCAAGTCGAGAGTGCACGCGAAAGGAAGGGATCCCGATCAATTCGGAATATTGCCGGGGTTGTATCCGGTCATCGGCTCGACGATGGCCGAGGCGCGTGCGAGGAAGGACGAAATGGACGCGTTGCGCGATCCGGGCGGTGACATCGAGATGCTCGCGCGCCAGTTCGGCATCCGGCCGGAGGACCTCGCGCTCGACGCGCCGCTGCCCTACGAGCGGATCGCGCGCGCGTCGCGGGACCATGTGTCGCACGGCTTCGCCGCGCAGATGATCGGCTTCGCGCGCGGGAAAAACCTGACGGTTCGCGAACTGATCGACCACAACCTCGGCATGCACCGGATCGTCGTCGGCACGCCGGAGTCGATCGCCGACGATATGACGCAATGGTTCGAGCAGGGGGCGGCCGACGGCTTCAACCTGAACTTCGACGTATTCCCCGACGGGCTGCAGACGATGGTCGAGCACGTCGTGCCGTTGCTGCAGAAGCGCGGGCTGTTCCGATCGGACTATTCGGCGCGTACGCTGAAGGGCCATCTCGGCGTGCGCAGTTGA